Proteins from a genomic interval of Nocardia sp. BMG51109:
- a CDS encoding FAD-dependent monooxygenase: protein MKRTPRVAIIGGGIGGATLAAALDHCGIDYRLFERTHRFGEVGAGVQLTPNAVTVLDELGFADELRRVAFVPEAMVGRNWKSGRELFRTPLRDSCETLYGAPFLHIHRADLHALLTERIPDDRVRLGTACAGIRHDADTAVASFDDGSEFEADLVVGCDGIRSTVRAALLGDQDATYTGHMCWRALVPVDKYPLPHVRPESAFWMGPNSHIVTYYVKGGAMVNVVAVKEHPGWVEESWTIPSTKAELLHAYTGWSDDIQALLGGAEDDQIFKWGLFDRDPMSRWSADTVTLLGDAAHPMLPFLSQGAAISIEDAYVLARTLAHHDADIPLALKKYEAERIPRASRVQLAARERGRTYHLPTRWAQFKRDARYRLRQLRSRNTVGIQADWVYDYNAVERMNQLV from the coding sequence ATGAAACGCACACCGCGCGTCGCGATCATCGGCGGAGGCATCGGCGGCGCCACGCTCGCCGCCGCCCTCGACCACTGCGGCATCGACTACCGCCTCTTCGAACGCACGCACCGGTTCGGCGAGGTCGGCGCCGGCGTCCAGCTCACCCCGAACGCCGTCACCGTGCTCGACGAGCTGGGCTTCGCCGACGAGCTGCGGAGGGTCGCCTTCGTTCCCGAGGCGATGGTCGGCCGGAACTGGAAATCCGGCCGCGAACTGTTCCGCACGCCGCTGCGGGACAGCTGCGAAACCCTGTACGGCGCACCGTTTCTGCACATCCACCGCGCCGATCTACACGCCCTGCTCACCGAGCGGATACCGGACGACCGGGTGCGGCTGGGCACCGCCTGCGCAGGCATCCGGCACGACGCCGACACCGCGGTGGCGAGCTTCGACGACGGCTCCGAATTCGAGGCCGATCTCGTCGTCGGCTGCGACGGCATCCGTTCGACCGTGCGCGCCGCCCTGCTGGGCGACCAGGACGCCACCTACACCGGCCACATGTGCTGGCGCGCACTGGTTCCCGTCGACAAGTACCCGCTGCCGCACGTCCGACCCGAGTCCGCGTTCTGGATGGGCCCGAACTCACACATCGTCACCTACTACGTCAAGGGCGGTGCGATGGTGAACGTCGTCGCGGTCAAGGAGCATCCCGGCTGGGTCGAGGAGTCCTGGACGATACCCAGCACGAAAGCCGAACTCCTCCACGCCTATACGGGCTGGAGCGACGACATCCAGGCACTGCTGGGCGGCGCCGAGGACGACCAGATCTTCAAATGGGGACTGTTCGACCGCGATCCGATGTCTCGCTGGTCCGCCGATACGGTCACGCTGCTCGGGGACGCCGCTCATCCGATGCTGCCGTTCCTGTCCCAGGGCGCGGCGATCTCCATCGAGGACGCCTACGTCCTGGCGCGCACGCTGGCCCACCACGACGCCGACATCCCCTTGGCATTGAAAAAGTATGAGGCGGAACGCATTCCGCGTGCGAGCCGGGTGCAGCTCGCGGCCCGCGAGCGCGGCCGGACCTATCATCTGCCGACCCGGTGGGCGCAGTTCAAGCGCGACGCCCGCTACCGCCTGCGGCAGCTGCGCAGCCGCAACACCGTGGGAATCCAGGCCGACTGGGTCTACGACTACAACGCCGTCGAACGCATGAACCAGCTGGTCTGA
- a CDS encoding MFS transporter: MSTPSATAGTSPRRVVASSLAGTVIEWYEFYIYGTAAALVFDELFFPSFDSFVGTLLSLSTFAIAFVARPLGAAVFGHYGDRLGRKTLLVVSLTMMGGATFLIGLLPGYGSIGVAAPLLLIVLRLIQGVSLGGEYGGAVLMSVEHAAPHRRGLFGGIINTGASLGLVLASAVFAITGLLPEDAFMSWGWRIPFLFSVVLLALGIGIRLRVAESPEFTAVRQQDRIEKLPIRTAVAGYGGRILLMALAYLPTGAIFYLAAVFSLSYGTDTLDVSRSTMLVMVCFANVAAVAGLIYCGWLSDRIDRKAIYFWGVAGMIVTPWIWFLMINTGNRAVMFLGFLVLFIPHCASYGAMPAFFAQLYPPHIRYTGLALGYAIGTVVGSGLSPLVATALLGTDNNWPAVAVFITVLNIAALVATTKLSEDHAGKPAVAVPSTSPA, from the coding sequence ATGTCCACACCCTCCGCCACAGCCGGCACCAGTCCACGCCGAGTAGTCGCCTCGAGCCTCGCGGGCACCGTCATCGAGTGGTACGAGTTCTACATCTACGGCACCGCGGCCGCCCTCGTCTTCGACGAACTGTTCTTCCCCTCCTTCGATTCGTTCGTCGGCACGCTGCTGTCGTTGTCCACCTTCGCGATCGCGTTCGTGGCCCGTCCGCTGGGAGCCGCCGTCTTCGGGCACTACGGTGACCGGCTGGGCCGCAAGACACTGCTGGTCGTCTCGCTCACCATGATGGGCGGCGCGACGTTCCTGATCGGGCTGCTGCCGGGGTACGGGAGCATCGGCGTCGCCGCACCGCTGCTGCTGATCGTGCTGCGCCTGATCCAGGGGGTGTCGCTCGGTGGCGAATACGGCGGCGCGGTGCTGATGAGCGTCGAGCACGCCGCGCCGCACCGGCGCGGACTGTTCGGCGGCATCATCAACACCGGTGCCAGCCTCGGACTCGTCCTGGCCAGCGCGGTCTTCGCGATCACCGGGCTGCTGCCCGAGGATGCCTTCATGTCCTGGGGCTGGCGCATTCCGTTCCTGTTCAGCGTCGTCCTGCTCGCCCTCGGGATCGGCATCCGGCTCCGGGTCGCCGAGAGTCCCGAGTTCACGGCGGTCCGGCAGCAGGACCGCATCGAGAAACTGCCGATCCGCACGGCGGTCGCGGGATACGGCGGCCGGATCCTGCTGATGGCCCTGGCCTACCTGCCGACGGGGGCGATCTTCTATCTCGCCGCCGTGTTCTCGCTGTCCTACGGCACCGACACCCTCGACGTATCCCGGTCGACGATGCTGGTCATGGTCTGCTTCGCCAATGTGGCGGCCGTCGCCGGCCTGATCTACTGCGGCTGGCTCTCGGACCGGATCGACCGCAAGGCCATCTACTTCTGGGGCGTCGCCGGCATGATCGTCACGCCGTGGATCTGGTTCCTCATGATCAACACCGGTAACCGGGCGGTGATGTTCCTGGGCTTCCTCGTCCTGTTCATTCCGCACTGCGCCAGCTACGGGGCCATGCCCGCGTTCTTCGCGCAGCTCTACCCGCCGCATATCCGCTACACCGGGCTGGCGCTGGGCTACGCCATCGGCACCGTTGTGGGCAGCGGACTTTCACCGCTGGTCGCCACCGCACTGCTCGGCACCGACAACAACTGGCCCGCCGTCGCGGTCTTCATCACGGTGCTCAATATCGCGGCGCTGGTGGCCACGACGAAACTGAGCGAGGACCACGCCGGGAAGCCCGCGGTGGCCGTGCCCAGCACCTCACCCGCCTAG
- a CDS encoding ESX secretion-associated protein EspG, with translation MRWTLTPDQFALAWERTDGDRIPFPLAVRLSARDSMERAAQLPDLYAWCADTLNADLEAALRVLARPAIQVEVLGEHGPPGQVQPVRVLGAAAGHVTVVAAQRPGTLPDRGAEIRLFVGTPKSLAARVVSVLPENTPGTLPRHTAPVDRVREDSRDLVTVPVAGPTMSARMRRLLKQPRDGIGQMVVSARRADDTMRPLGVLCWIDIADDGRYTVRTRAEVDIVPATAETFAAHLRPLIAAAERLVAEPADW, from the coding sequence GTGAGATGGACGCTCACCCCGGACCAGTTCGCGCTGGCCTGGGAGCGCACCGACGGTGACCGGATCCCGTTCCCACTCGCCGTCCGGCTGTCGGCCCGCGACAGCATGGAACGCGCCGCGCAGCTGCCCGACCTGTACGCCTGGTGCGCCGACACGCTGAACGCCGACCTGGAGGCGGCGCTGCGGGTGCTGGCCCGGCCGGCGATCCAGGTGGAGGTGCTGGGCGAGCACGGCCCGCCCGGTCAGGTGCAGCCGGTGCGCGTGCTGGGCGCGGCAGCCGGGCACGTCACGGTGGTCGCGGCGCAGCGGCCCGGAACCCTGCCCGATCGCGGCGCCGAGATCAGGTTGTTCGTCGGTACCCCGAAAAGCCTGGCGGCACGGGTGGTTTCGGTGCTGCCGGAGAATACGCCGGGAACGTTGCCGCGGCATACCGCCCCGGTGGATCGGGTGCGTGAGGACAGCCGCGACCTGGTGACGGTTCCCGTCGCCGGTCCCACGATGTCGGCCCGGATGCGGCGGCTGCTGAAACAACCCCGCGACGGGATCGGCCAGATGGTGGTCTCGGCCCGCCGCGCCGACGACACCATGCGCCCGCTCGGGGTGCTGTGCTGGATAGACATCGCCGACGACGGCCGCTACACGGTCCGCACCCGCGCCGAGGTCGATATCGTCCCGGCCACCGCGGAAACCTTTGCCGCCCACCTGCGCCCGCTGATCGCCGCCGCCGAACGCCTGGTCGCCGAACCCGCCGACTGGTGA
- a CDS encoding WXG100 family type VII secretion target — MHKVGGTAADRSDPDYAPTVEVFDQLPYDEIYRGVLQMDPEVLTAGRQAWQGAATGLSDAVQQAHAEIRGAVADGWRGSAAQQAVGAMQAFQELGQHVADVMSTVAERLGQANDAAETLRAAVTRPTAVSTDLQAALLDPKRATLNVAAQKQAEGLRQDMVRVMDTVYAGAFLPTGNGIPAFREGGMYPSPQPPAPVPDGSGGPDATSSLVGPQAAVPGAVVSSVPPQPDTAEQVRPGEEEAAGSDAPRPESEAPASTAPAAATAPASAPEAAAAPVADRPAATQPAAANAVAPQPERVVPAATGAAPAAVAVGPAAVATTPQSSEDNRKRDEKSQPRHESGADPVSGMGAGIVGGLAGGAFAAAGDTVRSGSGVPVPPKRSPDDEDDDEFYDFDEPTFLDPAEPGNDLVGRFDPTTPPVVGEWAEDD, encoded by the coding sequence ATGCATAAGGTGGGCGGCACGGCCGCCGATCGGTCCGACCCCGACTACGCGCCGACGGTCGAGGTCTTCGACCAGCTTCCCTACGACGAGATCTATCGCGGTGTGCTGCAGATGGATCCGGAGGTGCTCACCGCCGGGCGGCAGGCCTGGCAGGGCGCCGCCACGGGGCTGAGCGACGCGGTGCAGCAGGCGCATGCGGAGATCCGCGGCGCGGTCGCCGACGGCTGGCGCGGCAGCGCCGCCCAGCAGGCGGTCGGTGCGATGCAGGCGTTCCAGGAACTCGGCCAGCACGTGGCCGACGTGATGTCGACGGTCGCGGAGCGGCTGGGCCAGGCCAACGACGCCGCCGAGACGCTGCGGGCCGCGGTCACCCGGCCGACCGCGGTGTCGACGGATCTCCAGGCGGCGCTGCTGGATCCCAAGCGCGCCACCCTCAATGTCGCGGCCCAGAAGCAGGCGGAGGGCCTGCGCCAGGACATGGTGCGGGTGATGGACACGGTGTACGCCGGGGCGTTCCTGCCGACCGGCAACGGTATTCCGGCCTTCCGCGAGGGCGGGATGTATCCGTCGCCGCAGCCCCCCGCGCCGGTGCCCGACGGGAGCGGCGGTCCCGATGCGACCAGTTCTCTCGTGGGCCCGCAGGCGGCGGTGCCCGGTGCGGTGGTGAGCTCGGTGCCGCCGCAGCCGGATACCGCCGAGCAGGTGCGGCCCGGCGAGGAGGAGGCAGCCGGTTCGGACGCGCCGCGCCCGGAGAGCGAGGCTCCGGCGTCGACGGCACCGGCCGCGGCGACGGCACCCGCATCCGCGCCGGAGGCAGCGGCCGCCCCGGTCGCCGATCGTCCCGCCGCCACTCAGCCCGCGGCGGCGAATGCCGTTGCACCGCAACCCGAACGGGTCGTGCCCGCCGCGACGGGCGCCGCACCCGCCGCGGTGGCGGTAGGCCCCGCCGCCGTTGCCACCACCCCGCAGAGTTCCGAGGACAACCGCAAGCGCGACGAGAAGAGTCAGCCGCGCCACGAGTCCGGCGCCGATCCCGTCAGCGGGATGGGCGCCGGGATCGTCGGCGGCCTCGCGGGCGGGGCATTCGCGGCCGCCGGCGACACCGTCCGCTCCGGCTCGGGTGTTCCGGTGCCGCCCAAGCGTTCCCCGGACGACGAGGACGACGACGAATTCTACGACTTCGACGAGCCGACCTTCCTGGACCCGGCCGAGCCGGGCAACGACCTGGTCGGCCGATTCGATCCGACCACACCGCCCGTGGTGGGTGAGTGGGCCGAGGACGACTGA
- a CDS encoding bifunctional RecB family nuclease/DEAD/DEAH box helicase produces the protein MILVGDRVVCCTGDLVAAAQCEFGLLRTLDAELGLVAPVAAGASAATAWPAEPEAPAEHEDIDLPGLDIVRITPPGSGTPTGPESSPAAGPGTGTTAERGSGTTTERASGTTEGHESSTATTEHGTDATTRHRSRTATTERRRGTTGTPDSGITTEPGPGTAEGHEADTAAGHEARSPEETVAALHRAHEQTLAALRSGAEAIAGAIFFDGSFAARGAALVRIDPVRSSLPESGERATGESAGSETEYPEFAGADHDPARDPDAAPSVPTVFPAPAAPGDIHGAAADLPTEWSDSAAIDHGMQGRVVDGDALSCSFAGQPGPGRAADPAPNTVGTDGTADDAVPTRYALYATLRTDSPIAALIELAACADMMRRNGVRVDPMLRVWHPDGSQSRYPLADAARVYAARRRRLTAVLEAKQNELLPVQWGDRRYLACGRCATCTAELVTGRDLLLVAGMRPAVRAQLRDAGIATVDRLVRADAAVTRVATRTFGTLRRQAELQVRAERTGRPVHELTNAAALAALPTPSPGDVFLTVAGTPATVVGIGVLPARAPDPGEDAPSMLFHAFGLHDDPAALLEFLADRQERHPDLRIYHYRSPARSLLAELCACCGADEEIADDLLGALVDLYPIVRAALIVGERSYGPAALTGLLGAEFPITDLESECARIPRLRDRLRELATEHGIPAAPAPRETPSESPAAVEAALREFAFDTQLPRTPAQHAAALAAAALGYRRRERQPLHWAHADRLHRPIAEWADTPGVLAADWGTVDTKWHSSGRAPMRRYLKLTGRLGTGSAPPPGTPVLTLYDQPVAGMRAVPGRRATARATVLGCALDDNFDDAVRVEESLPEGCEPYDDLPVAIVPALPGRDENIEAALEFAAHRLLMTLPEIPDTAGFDLLLRRPPRLRSAAALPEVFGDHAAAVTAAVLDLDDSCVAVQGPSGTGKTDTAARVIERLVTRYKWRVGVVAQSHWAVEEVLDAVVRVGVLPELVAKSEARAVAPEWLAIDPARYPRFLDNAVNGCVIGGLPSDLADAERVAPGRLDLLMIADAGHFPLADAVAVACGARNLLLLGDPAPLPALGAHPEPVHESALGRLVGDNPTLPPEFGYFLDRTWRMHPRLCEPVSRLRYGGRLRSTETVTLARDLDGVPPGVRSVPVEHHGNGTESAEEAREIVRRVRALLGLSWRQGAVTRRLHPHDILVVTPYHAQAARIRTLLSRARIEDVVVGTAERFAGREAAVVLVSMTSSSPAEAPHGVDTLLSRHWLTTVVSRALWSALVVHSPLLTEYLPETPEQLADLAAFLELVSP, from the coding sequence TTGATTCTGGTCGGTGATCGTGTCGTGTGCTGCACCGGTGACCTGGTGGCGGCGGCACAGTGCGAGTTCGGCCTGCTGCGCACACTCGATGCCGAACTCGGACTGGTCGCGCCCGTGGCCGCCGGCGCATCGGCGGCTACCGCGTGGCCCGCCGAGCCCGAGGCCCCCGCCGAACACGAGGACATCGACCTGCCCGGCCTCGATATCGTCCGCATCACTCCCCCCGGATCCGGCACGCCCACCGGACCCGAATCGAGCCCAGCCGCGGGCCCCGGGACCGGAACAACCGCGGAACGCGGATCGGGCACAACTACGGAGCGTGCATCCGGCACCACCGAGGGCCACGAATCCAGCACGGCCACCACGGAGCACGGAACCGACGCCACGACGAGGCACCGATCCCGCACCGCCACCACGGAGCGTCGCCGCGGTACCACCGGGACGCCCGATTCCGGGATCACCACAGAGCCAGGACCAGGTACGGCCGAGGGGCACGAAGCCGACACCGCCGCGGGGCACGAAGCCCGCAGTCCCGAGGAGACCGTCGCGGCCCTACACCGCGCCCACGAGCAGACCCTGGCCGCGCTGCGGTCGGGTGCGGAGGCGATCGCCGGGGCCATTTTCTTCGACGGCTCCTTCGCCGCCCGCGGTGCCGCACTGGTCCGCATCGACCCGGTGCGGTCGTCCCTACCGGAATCGGGCGAACGCGCCACCGGCGAATCGGCCGGCAGCGAAACGGAATATCCCGAATTCGCGGGCGCGGACCACGACCCGGCCCGAGATCCGGACGCCGCACCGTCCGTGCCCACGGTCTTCCCGGCCCCCGCCGCTCCCGGCGACATCCACGGCGCCGCCGCCGATCTCCCGACCGAGTGGTCGGACAGCGCGGCCATCGATCACGGCATGCAGGGCCGAGTCGTCGACGGCGACGCGCTGAGCTGCTCGTTCGCCGGACAGCCCGGTCCCGGGCGCGCGGCCGATCCGGCGCCGAACACGGTGGGAACCGACGGCACGGCCGACGACGCCGTTCCCACTCGCTACGCCCTGTACGCGACCCTGCGTACCGACTCCCCGATCGCGGCGCTGATCGAACTCGCCGCCTGCGCGGACATGATGCGGCGCAACGGCGTCCGGGTCGACCCGATGCTGCGGGTATGGCACCCGGACGGCTCACAGTCTCGGTACCCGCTCGCCGACGCGGCCCGGGTGTACGCGGCGCGTCGCCGGCGGCTGACGGCGGTACTGGAGGCCAAGCAGAACGAACTGCTGCCGGTGCAGTGGGGCGACCGCCGCTATCTGGCGTGCGGGCGCTGCGCCACCTGCACCGCGGAACTGGTGACGGGCCGCGATCTGCTGCTGGTGGCGGGCATGCGGCCCGCAGTGCGGGCGCAGCTGCGGGATGCGGGAATCGCCACCGTGGACCGGTTGGTGCGGGCCGACGCGGCCGTGACCAGGGTCGCCACCCGGACGTTCGGGACGCTGCGCCGGCAGGCCGAACTACAGGTGCGCGCCGAGCGGACCGGCCGGCCGGTGCATGAACTCACGAACGCCGCGGCGCTGGCCGCCCTGCCGACGCCCTCGCCGGGCGACGTATTCCTCACCGTCGCGGGCACACCGGCCACCGTCGTGGGTATCGGCGTGCTGCCCGCCCGTGCGCCGGATCCGGGCGAGGACGCCCCGTCGATGCTGTTCCACGCGTTCGGCCTGCACGACGATCCGGCCGCGCTGCTGGAATTCCTGGCCGACCGCCAGGAGCGCCACCCCGACCTGCGGATCTACCACTATCGTTCGCCGGCCCGGTCGCTGCTGGCCGAACTGTGCGCGTGCTGTGGCGCCGACGAGGAGATCGCCGACGACCTGCTCGGCGCCCTCGTGGACCTGTACCCGATCGTGCGGGCCGCGCTGATCGTGGGCGAGCGCTCGTACGGACCGGCCGCTCTGACCGGGCTGCTCGGCGCCGAATTCCCGATCACCGACCTGGAATCGGAGTGTGCGCGGATCCCGCGGCTGCGGGACCGGCTGCGCGAACTGGCCACCGAGCACGGCATTCCCGCCGCGCCGGCGCCGCGGGAGACGCCGTCCGAATCACCGGCCGCGGTCGAGGCCGCCCTGCGCGAGTTCGCCTTCGACACCCAGCTGCCCCGCACCCCCGCGCAGCACGCCGCCGCCCTCGCGGCCGCCGCACTCGGCTACCGCCGCCGCGAGCGCCAGCCGCTGCACTGGGCACACGCCGACCGCCTGCACCGCCCGATCGCCGAATGGGCCGACACCCCGGGCGTTCTCGCCGCCGACTGGGGCACGGTCGACACCAAATGGCACAGCAGCGGGCGCGCCCCGATGCGGCGCTATCTGAAACTCACCGGGCGCCTGGGCACCGGCAGCGCGCCCCCGCCCGGCACGCCCGTGCTCACCCTCTACGACCAGCCGGTGGCGGGCATGCGGGCGGTACCCGGCCGCCGCGCCACCGCCCGCGCCACGGTGCTGGGCTGCGCGCTGGACGACAACTTCGACGACGCCGTCCGCGTCGAGGAATCCCTGCCCGAGGGCTGCGAACCCTACGACGACCTGCCGGTCGCGATCGTGCCCGCGCTCCCCGGCCGGGACGAGAATATCGAGGCGGCACTGGAATTCGCCGCGCACCGCCTGCTGATGACCCTGCCGGAGATCCCCGACACGGCCGGCTTCGACCTGCTGTTGCGCCGCCCGCCGCGGCTGCGGTCCGCGGCGGCGCTGCCGGAGGTGTTCGGCGATCACGCCGCCGCCGTCACCGCCGCCGTGCTCGACCTCGACGACTCCTGCGTCGCCGTGCAGGGACCGTCGGGGACCGGGAAGACCGATACCGCCGCGCGGGTGATCGAGCGGCTCGTCACCCGGTACAAGTGGCGGGTCGGCGTTGTCGCGCAGTCGCATTGGGCGGTCGAGGAGGTCCTCGACGCCGTGGTGCGGGTCGGCGTGCTCCCCGAACTGGTGGCGAAGTCCGAGGCGCGCGCGGTGGCGCCGGAGTGGCTGGCCATCGACCCCGCGCGCTATCCACGATTCCTGGACAACGCCGTCAACGGCTGCGTGATCGGCGGCCTGCCCAGCGATCTGGCCGACGCCGAGCGGGTCGCCCCCGGCCGCCTCGACCTGCTGATGATCGCCGACGCCGGGCACTTCCCGCTGGCCGACGCGGTCGCGGTCGCCTGCGGCGCGCGAAACCTGTTGCTGCTCGGCGATCCCGCCCCGCTGCCCGCGCTCGGCGCCCATCCCGAACCCGTGCACGAATCGGCGCTCGGCCGGCTGGTCGGCGACAATCCCACGCTGCCACCGGAATTCGGCTACTTCCTGGATCGCACCTGGCGGATGCATCCGCGGCTGTGCGAACCGGTGTCCCGGCTGCGCTACGGTGGCCGGCTGCGGTCCACCGAAACCGTCACGCTCGCACGCGATCTCGACGGCGTGCCGCCGGGTGTGCGGTCGGTGCCGGTCGAACATCACGGCAACGGCACCGAATCCGCGGAGGAGGCGCGCGAGATCGTGCGCCGGGTGCGCGCGCTGCTGGGGCTGTCGTGGCGGCAGGGCGCGGTGACCCGCCGCCTGCATCCGCACGACATCCTGGTGGTCACGCCGTATCACGCGCAGGCGGCGCGGATCCGGACCCTGTTGTCGCGCGCCCGGATCGAGGACGTGGTGGTCGGCACTGCCGAACGGTTCGCGGGCCGGGAGGCCGCGGTGGTGCTGGTCTCGATGACCTCCTCCTCCCCCGCCGAGGCCCCGCACGGCGTCGACACCCTGCTCTCCCGCCACTGGCTCACCACGGTCGTGTCCCGGGCGCTGTGGAGCGCGCTCGTCGTGCATTCGCCGCTGCTGACCGAATACCTGCCGGAGACCCCGGAGCAGCTGGCCGATCTCGCGGCCTTCCTGGAGCTGGTGTCGCCGTAA
- a CDS encoding amino acid deaminase/aldolase, producing MSPIAGLQTATADLNPPLAALDLATLRANADDLVRRARGVPIRVASKSVRCRAVLAEVLGDELTAAGGFAGIMSYSLREAVWLARQGARDILLGYPSVDRAALAELGADAALCEAITLMVDDSAQLELIRAAVGGDRVAPRVCLDVDASLRIGPVHLGVRRSPIRTPEQAARLARDALERGFRVVGVMTYEAQIAGLPDTNPAVRVVKRASAAEIGKRRRRVLDAVRSVVGKLEIVNSGGTGSVEVSVADPEVTEVTAGSGLYLPTLFDGYRTVTPRPALFFALPVLRRPASGIATAFAGGYIASGPAGKSRVPTPVWPTGLRLVGTEGAGEVQTPLTGAAELAVGDRVWFRHAKAGELCERFDRVWIVDADGVRSSVPTYRGEGHNFG from the coding sequence CTGTCGCCGATCGCCGGGCTGCAGACGGCCACCGCGGACCTGAATCCGCCACTGGCCGCCCTCGATCTGGCCACCCTGCGTGCCAATGCCGACGACCTGGTGCGCCGCGCTCGCGGCGTGCCGATCCGGGTGGCCAGTAAATCGGTGCGCTGCCGCGCGGTGCTCGCCGAGGTGCTGGGCGACGAGCTGACCGCGGCCGGGGGGTTCGCCGGCATCATGTCCTACTCGCTGCGCGAGGCCGTCTGGCTGGCGCGCCAGGGCGCCCGTGACATCCTGCTCGGCTATCCCAGCGTCGATCGGGCGGCGCTGGCCGAACTCGGTGCGGACGCGGCGCTGTGCGAGGCCATCACGCTCATGGTCGACGATTCGGCGCAGCTGGAGCTGATCCGGGCCGCCGTGGGCGGCGATCGGGTGGCGCCGCGGGTGTGCCTGGACGTGGACGCCTCGCTGCGGATCGGTCCGGTGCACCTGGGCGTGCGCCGCTCGCCGATTCGCACGCCCGAACAGGCGGCACGGCTGGCCCGCGACGCGCTCGAGCGCGGTTTCCGGGTGGTCGGGGTGATGACCTACGAGGCCCAGATCGCCGGGCTGCCCGATACCAATCCCGCGGTGCGCGTGGTGAAGCGGGCGTCGGCCGCGGAGATCGGCAAGCGCCGTCGGCGGGTGCTGGACGCGGTGCGGTCGGTGGTGGGGAAGCTGGAGATCGTCAACAGCGGCGGGACCGGATCGGTCGAGGTGAGCGTCGCCGATCCGGAGGTCACCGAGGTGACCGCGGGTTCCGGGCTGTATCTGCCGACGCTGTTCGACGGGTATCGCACCGTCACGCCGCGTCCGGCGCTGTTCTTCGCGCTGCCGGTGCTGCGCCGGCCGGCGTCCGGCATCGCGACCGCATTCGCCGGCGGGTACATCGCCTCCGGACCGGCCGGAAAATCCCGGGTGCCGACGCCGGTGTGGCCCACCGGTTTACGGCTCGTCGGCACCGAGGGGGCGGGCGAGGTGCAGACCCCGCTGACGGGTGCGGCCGAACTCGCGGTCGGGGATCGGGTCTGGTTCCGGCACGCCAAGGCGGGCGAGCTGTGTGAACGCTTCGACCGCGTGTGGATCGTCGACGCCGACGGTGTCCGCAGCTCCGTCCCGACCTATCGCGGCGAGGGCCACAACTTCGGATGA
- a CDS encoding tyrosine-protein phosphatase yields MTVARPDQYLISGTFNYRDVGGLRTESGARVRSGALLRSAQLCRLDADGLATLRDLTVAAVHDLRGPEEIRHLGADVLPDDVRLERTPFDSRIGEKPPHEVVHDEPWEEMLQVYRAFPAMPEAGVAITAIARSLVQGDGAVLVHCAAGKDRTGWAIATLLRAAGVTEADLLEDFLLSNDAVDALRADVATNSGGRVALPLDVLGVAPEYLAAGTDSMHQLHGDLDTYLAGIGLTGDLRSRLRDRLLE; encoded by the coding sequence GTGACCGTAGCGCGACCCGATCAGTACCTCATCTCCGGAACGTTCAACTACCGCGACGTCGGCGGCCTGCGCACCGAGAGCGGCGCGCGTGTCCGCTCCGGAGCGCTGCTGCGGTCGGCACAGCTGTGCCGGCTCGACGCCGACGGCCTCGCCACGCTGCGCGACCTCACGGTGGCGGCCGTCCACGACCTGCGTGGTCCCGAGGAGATCAGGCATCTGGGCGCCGACGTGCTGCCCGACGACGTGCGTCTGGAGCGCACCCCGTTCGATTCGCGGATCGGCGAGAAGCCGCCGCACGAGGTGGTGCACGACGAGCCGTGGGAGGAGATGTTGCAGGTATACCGGGCCTTCCCGGCCATGCCGGAGGCCGGCGTCGCCATCACGGCGATCGCCCGCTCGCTGGTCCAAGGCGACGGTGCGGTGCTGGTGCACTGCGCCGCCGGCAAGGACCGCACCGGCTGGGCGATCGCGACGCTGCTGCGCGCGGCCGGTGTCACCGAGGCCGACCTGCTCGAGGACTTCCTGCTCAGCAACGACGCCGTCGATGCGCTGCGCGCCGACGTGGCGACGAATTCCGGTGGGCGTGTGGCCCTTCCGCTCGACGTGCTCGGAGTCGCCCCGGAATACCTGGCCGCGGGCACGGATTCGATGCACCAGCTGCACGGCGACCTCGACACGTACCTGGCCGGCATCGGCCTGACCGGCGACCTGCGCTCCCGGCTGCGCGACCGCCTGCTCGAATAA